Proteins encoded in a region of the Salminus brasiliensis chromosome 2, fSalBra1.hap2, whole genome shotgun sequence genome:
- the nup42 gene encoding nucleoporin NUP42: MTVCSFFLQGRCRYGDKCWNEHPRGGRGGGGGGGGGGGGGGFSNRVWVNPQSQRSGGDYVQPSSFSRGGNDWGRGGGGGGGGGGGGRDVKNFSFSNQNRFSALNSQSSFDHRGPAATAAAAAAAAENEKHLEAIQKDMEVWQSSGQWAFSCYSVLSACITGFMELSPEELRLEYYSSRASGDLQSYANSVQQLANQWRSRVQELRTMSSSTRAAMMSELSNPRSQSSSGGGFFTSSSAGFGSSSSSSSSASGFGAGGFGSGAPQSSAGFSFAASSPGFGQSSQPASSGFGSGSSQPSAAGFGSGSSQPSAAGFGGFGPAAQSSAPSASSFSFAAPVASKSSSGGFGSAAGFSFSTSTASAPAGGGFGSSAPAGGGSLFSQPSTGGFGGGPAAGAASGENVFTPQSELTAEELREFTAKRFTLGQIPLRPPPAELLAV; the protein is encoded by the exons ATGACCGTCTGCAGCTTCTTCCTGCAGGGCAGGTGTCGGTACGGAGACAAGTGCTGGAACGAGCACccgagaggaggaagaggaggaggaggaggaggaggaggtggaggaggtggaggag ggtTCAGTAACCGGGTGTGGGTGAACCCTCAGTCTCAGCGCTCCGGGGGGGATTATGTGCAGCCCTCCTCCTTCTCCCGCGGGGGAAATGACTGGGgtcgaggaggaggaggaggaggaggaggaggaggaggagggagagatgtGAAGAATTTCAGCTtctccaatcagaacagattcTCAGCCCTGAACTCTCAGAGCAGCTTCGACCACCGAGGACCAGCCGCCAccgctgccgccgccgccgccgccgccgagAATGAGAAACACCT ggagGCCATTCAGAAGGATATGGAGGTGTGGCAGAGTTCGGGACAGTGGGCGTTCTCCTGTTACTCCGTCCTCAGCGCCTGCATCACAG GCTTCATGGAGCTGTCTCCTGAGGAGTTGAGGTTGGAGTACTACAGCAGCAGAGCCTCGGGGGATCTCCAGTCTTAT GCTAACTCCGTGCAGCAGCTGGCCAATCAGTGGAGATCCAGAGTGCAGGAGCTGAGGACCATGAGCTCCTCCACACGCGCTGCTATG ATGTCGGAGTTGAGCAATCCCAGATCACAGTCATCGTCAGGCGGGGGGTTTTTCACCTCTTCGTCAGCAGGGTTTGGTTCTTCATCgtcatcctcatcatcagcGTCTGGATTTGGAGCAGGAG GTTTCGGTTCTGGCGCTCCTCAGAGCAGTGCGGGCTTTAGCTTCGCTGCATCCAGCCCTGGCTTCGGACAGAGTTCCCAGCCTGCTTCATCCGGGTTTGGATCGGGGAGTTCCCAGCCCAGCGCAGCCGGGTTTGGATCGGGGAGTTCCCAGCCCAGCGCAGCCGGGTTCGGTGGTTTTGGTCCGGCCGCTCAGTCTTCCGCTCCTTCTGCGTCTTCCTTCTCCTTCGCTGCTCCAGTGGCGAGCAAAAGCTCTTCAGGCGGGTTCGGATCCGCTGCTGGATTCAGCTTCAGCACCTCCACTGCCTCCGCTCCAGCAGGGGGCGGCTTTGGCTCCTCGGCTCCAGCAGGGGGCGGCAGTCTGTTCAGCCAGCCCAGTACAGGCGGGTTCGGTGGAGGTCCGGCGGCCGGTGCAGCTTCTGGGGAAAACGTGTTCACCCCTCAGAGTGAACTGACCGCAGAGGAGCTGAGGGAATTCACCGCTAAACGATTCACACTGGGTCAGATTCCCCTCCGCCCGCCGCCCGCGGAGCTGCTCGCAGTCTGA